In Prosthecochloris sp. GSB1, the following proteins share a genomic window:
- a CDS encoding response regulator, translating into MESGKRSYETLENELRALKRQMSESRKIEHELLEKQQALRDQNISLIRKSIELSGLRQELESKNSELELSAGKLDKAMESLRKSENTLSSVLSNSPDTIVAVDASLRIVYMNRNLPGNTGGAAVGDHFRDYIAPDRYELYHQTVERVFRTGRSAKLECRIFHEKDRGIDLESRFGPCVQDGEVTTVIMISTDISERKRIEKELKRSMDDIERFNRFMVGREQRTIELKQEVNQLCIEQRLTPRYSMKPDASGFGFVPFIDVENDRVKDDGDPEGLMTEEFSGSGCDAETFKRQQRDALINLLEDAGKARSGLMAANRKLEESIARANAMAAAAEEANRAKSEFLANMSHEIRTPMNGVIGMSELLLESGLSLEQRKFAETINVSGRNLLALVNDILDFSKIEADKLDIEHVDFDLLDLLEEIMEMFWYKAEKKRLSFTFQPDPAMPFRLKGDPGRIRQILVNLVNNAIKFTSQGEILLSVELEEDSHDRALIRFTVSDTGIGIREDRVAAIFDPFVQADGSTVRKYGGTGLGLSISGKLAAKMGSEIHLRSTLNEGSMFWFSLDLEKQGADSGGTEEKYGRLAGVRVLLVDSCDSSRKLMQFFLTLWGCEHAIVRDRRDAAGVLREAAFEAKPWDIALLSVSDYGPELREAVGEIRNEPMLAGLSLVALMSADQKETSLHVPWKQVSARLQKPLRGRELHGCISDLVRLTDSRMPVQVESDGCEAGERTDAGNRSVFRILIVEDSQINRLVLLSMLQKEGFDADMVCNGAEALQAMQNVSYDLVFMDCQMPEMDGYETTKLLRQGKDGVRNPDVPVIAITANALKGDREKCLRAGMDEYIAKPVRKAEIVNVLSKFLDNGAFSAETVTNTNSKSLISMENSSIFQEEEMLERLQYDREVARMIIENFLEDVPRQFGRLQTAVREQSVEEAHLAAHSIKGAALMIGGSLLSKVAFEIEAAAKAKNLRHAGELLAEMEKQIRALRDRLELSGWACGNKTSEIAKNR; encoded by the coding sequence ATGGAGAGCGGAAAACGTTCATATGAAACGCTTGAAAATGAGCTTCGGGCTCTGAAGCGTCAGATGTCCGAAAGCAGGAAAATCGAGCATGAGCTGCTCGAAAAGCAACAGGCGCTTCGCGATCAGAACATCAGCCTGATCAGGAAGTCGATCGAGCTGTCCGGTCTCAGGCAGGAACTCGAAAGCAAGAACAGCGAGCTGGAGCTTTCCGCCGGCAAGCTGGACAAGGCCATGGAATCCCTGCGAAAGAGCGAGAATACCCTCAGTTCGGTGCTTTCGAACAGTCCCGACACAATCGTCGCGGTCGATGCTTCCCTCCGCATTGTATACATGAACCGTAATCTGCCGGGCAATACGGGCGGGGCCGCCGTCGGAGATCATTTCCGTGACTACATCGCTCCCGACCGCTACGAGCTGTATCACCAAACGGTCGAGCGGGTTTTCCGCACCGGAAGGTCCGCCAAGCTGGAATGCAGGATCTTCCATGAAAAGGACAGGGGAATCGATCTTGAATCCCGGTTCGGTCCCTGCGTGCAGGATGGCGAGGTGACGACCGTGATCATGATATCGACCGATATTTCGGAGCGTAAACGGATCGAGAAGGAACTGAAGCGTTCAATGGACGATATCGAGCGTTTCAACCGTTTCATGGTCGGCAGGGAGCAGCGTACCATCGAGCTCAAGCAGGAAGTCAACCAACTCTGCATCGAACAGAGGCTCACCCCGCGCTACAGTATGAAGCCCGACGCTTCCGGATTCGGTTTCGTGCCCTTCATAGATGTCGAAAACGACAGGGTGAAGGACGATGGCGATCCCGAGGGCTTGATGACGGAGGAGTTCTCAGGAAGCGGGTGCGACGCTGAAACCTTCAAGCGTCAGCAGAGAGACGCCCTGATCAATCTTCTCGAGGATGCAGGCAAGGCCCGAAGCGGCCTGATGGCGGCAAACAGGAAGCTCGAGGAGTCTATCGCAAGGGCTAACGCCATGGCTGCGGCCGCCGAGGAAGCCAACCGGGCGAAAAGCGAGTTCCTGGCGAACATGAGCCATGAAATCCGTACGCCTATGAACGGGGTTATCGGCATGTCGGAGCTTTTGCTCGAATCGGGTTTGAGCCTTGAACAGCGGAAGTTCGCAGAAACGATCAATGTCAGCGGAAGGAACCTGCTTGCGCTGGTGAACGATATTCTCGATTTTTCGAAAATAGAGGCCGACAAGCTGGATATCGAGCATGTCGATTTCGATCTTCTCGACCTGCTCGAGGAGATCATGGAAATGTTCTGGTACAAGGCGGAGAAAAAAAGGCTCAGTTTCACCTTCCAGCCGGATCCGGCGATGCCGTTTCGCCTGAAAGGGGATCCGGGGCGCATCCGACAGATTCTCGTCAATCTCGTCAACAACGCGATCAAATTCACCAGTCAGGGCGAAATTCTTCTGAGCGTCGAGCTTGAAGAGGACTCTCACGATCGCGCGTTGATACGTTTTACGGTTTCGGATACGGGGATCGGTATTCGGGAGGATCGTGTCGCAGCTATTTTCGATCCTTTCGTCCAGGCTGACGGTTCCACCGTGCGCAAGTATGGAGGGACCGGCCTGGGACTTTCGATTTCCGGCAAGCTCGCTGCAAAAATGGGAAGCGAGATCCATCTGCGAAGCACTCTCAACGAAGGGTCCATGTTCTGGTTTTCCCTCGATCTCGAAAAGCAGGGCGCCGACAGCGGCGGTACGGAGGAAAAGTACGGCAGGCTGGCAGGCGTCAGGGTTCTGCTGGTCGATTCCTGCGACTCTTCGAGGAAGCTGATGCAATTTTTCCTGACGCTCTGGGGGTGTGAGCATGCGATTGTGCGGGACAGGCGGGATGCCGCCGGTGTGCTGCGGGAGGCCGCTTTCGAGGCCAAGCCCTGGGATATCGCGCTGCTGTCCGTCTCGGATTACGGTCCTGAGCTCAGGGAGGCTGTCGGAGAAATCAGGAACGAGCCGATGCTTGCCGGGCTTTCGCTGGTCGCGCTCATGTCAGCCGATCAGAAAGAGACGTCGCTTCACGTTCCCTGGAAACAGGTTTCGGCAAGACTTCAGAAGCCGTTACGGGGCAGGGAACTCCATGGCTGTATCTCGGATCTTGTCCGGCTGACGGATTCCCGCATGCCGGTGCAGGTGGAGAGTGACGGCTGCGAAGCGGGCGAAAGGACCGATGCCGGAAATCGCTCGGTGTTCAGAATTCTTATCGTCGAGGACAGTCAGATCAACCGGCTGGTGCTGCTCTCGATGCTGCAGAAAGAGGGTTTCGATGCCGATATGGTCTGCAACGGTGCCGAAGCCTTGCAGGCGATGCAAAACGTCAGTTACGACCTTGTATTCATGGATTGCCAGATGCCGGAGATGGACGGTTACGAGACGACGAAGCTGCTGCGCCAGGGCAAAGACGGAGTGCGGAACCCCGATGTTCCCGTCATCGCGATTACCGCCAACGCGCTCAAGGGTGACCGTGAGAAATGCCTCAGGGCGGGTATGGACGAGTATATCGCCAAACCGGTCAGAAAAGCGGAAATTGTTAATGTCCTCTCTAAGTTTCTTGATAACGGGGCGTTCTCGGCGGAGACCGTTACGAATACCAATTCCAAATCCCTCATCAGTATGGAGAACAGCAGTATATTTCAGGAAGAGGAAATGCTCGAACGGTTGCAGTATGACAGGGAGGTCGCGAGGATGATTATTGAAAATTTTCTGGAAGATGTGCCGCGGCAGTTCGGAAGGCTGCAAACCGCCGTACGGGAACAATCGGTGGAAGAGGCGCATCTTGCGGCGCATTCAATAAAGGGAGCCGCCCTGATGATAGGAGGCTCCCTCTTGTCCAAGGTCGCTTTCGAGATCGAGGCGGCGGCTAAGGCGAAAAATCTCCGGCATGCCGGAGAACTGCTCGCCGAGATGGAAAAGCAAATACGCGCCCTCAGAGACCGTCTCGAACTTTCGGGGTGGGCTTGTGGGAACAAGACTTCAGAAATCGCGAAAAACAGGTGA
- a CDS encoding transporter substrate-binding domain-containing protein, with product MTVAAKRRGAAFSCAICFFMLLPWLAGATPLVVGVKDAPPFAMRNAEGEWEGISIELWNRIADANGYVCEFREMEFDDLLGAVARGEVDAGVAAITVNSERERVLDFSHPFFLSGIGIAVRENDQNWTGVIRRFFSKEFFSVVAVLAFVLLVSGFLVWVFERRKNPEQFGGSPSRGIGSGFWWAAVTMTTVGYGDKSPQSVGGRVVALVWMIASLIIISGFTAAITTALTTGSLEGRVHGPADLPDVRTGTVHGSTSMSYLEEEYIPFDAFDTVEHALQALRDGRIDAVVYDEPIMRYAVANDADRGVRVLENSFRRESYAIALPSGSPLREAINRELLLFTVSRQWRAILFRYLDHTT from the coding sequence ATGACCGTCGCCGCGAAACGTCGCGGGGCCGCATTCTCTTGCGCCATCTGTTTCTTCATGCTCCTGCCGTGGCTTGCCGGGGCCACTCCTCTTGTCGTCGGCGTCAAGGATGCGCCTCCTTTCGCCATGCGGAACGCGGAAGGTGAATGGGAAGGTATCAGCATCGAACTGTGGAACAGGATCGCCGATGCGAACGGTTACGTCTGCGAGTTCAGGGAAATGGAGTTCGACGATCTGCTCGGCGCGGTCGCGCGTGGTGAGGTCGATGCCGGCGTGGCGGCGATTACCGTCAATTCCGAAAGAGAACGTGTCCTGGATTTTTCGCACCCGTTTTTTCTTTCCGGCATAGGCATCGCGGTCAGGGAAAACGATCAGAACTGGACCGGCGTCATTCGCAGGTTTTTCTCGAAGGAGTTTTTCAGCGTCGTGGCCGTGCTCGCTTTCGTGCTGCTTGTTTCGGGATTTCTTGTCTGGGTTTTCGAACGGAGGAAAAACCCTGAACAGTTCGGAGGTTCTCCGTCGAGAGGTATCGGGTCCGGTTTCTGGTGGGCGGCGGTGACGATGACGACGGTCGGTTACGGGGACAAGTCGCCGCAAAGCGTTGGGGGCAGAGTCGTGGCTCTCGTCTGGATGATAGCGAGCCTGATCATCATTTCCGGGTTTACGGCTGCGATTACGACCGCTCTGACGACGGGCTCTCTCGAGGGCAGGGTGCACGGGCCCGCGGATCTGCCGGATGTCAGAACCGGGACGGTCCACGGTTCGACCAGCATGAGCTACCTCGAGGAGGAATATATTCCCTTCGACGCTTTCGACACCGTCGAGCACGCGTTGCAGGCCTTGCGGGACGGGCGTATCGATGCCGTCGTCTACGACGAGCCGATCATGCGCTATGCCGTCGCGAACGACGCTGACAGGGGCGTGAGAGTGCTGGAAAACTCTTTCAGGCGGGAGTCCTATGCTATTGCCTTGCCTTCCGGGAGTCCGTTGCGGGAAGCGATTAATCGGGAGCTTTTGCTGTTTACTGTTTCGAGGCAGTGGCGCGCCATTCTTTTCCGGTATCTCGATCATACGACCTGA
- a CDS encoding SIMPL domain-containing protein has protein sequence MKEKRTVEALLLGFLLCTGMIVGAWLLADGLARFKALERTVTVKGLAERDVAADIAIWPIRFDVAADDLGALVSTLETQNAAVVDFLVSNGFGKKEISVSPPSVTDRQAQGFGDANRYRFRYAGNSTVSVYTGKIDLVRKARAKLGDLGARGIAVSGENYQAQTEYLYTGLNGIKPAMIEEATRNARAVAVKFAADSGSRLGKIKRASQGQFSIVDRDSNTPYMKKVRVVSTLEYYLAD, from the coding sequence ATGAAAGAGAAACGTACCGTCGAGGCTTTGCTGCTCGGATTCTTGCTTTGCACGGGAATGATCGTCGGAGCATGGTTGCTTGCTGACGGTCTCGCCCGGTTCAAGGCGCTGGAAAGAACAGTGACCGTCAAGGGGCTTGCCGAACGTGATGTCGCGGCGGATATCGCCATCTGGCCAATCAGGTTCGATGTGGCGGCCGACGATCTCGGCGCGCTTGTATCGACGCTTGAGACTCAGAACGCGGCCGTGGTCGACTTCCTTGTTTCGAACGGGTTCGGGAAAAAGGAGATTTCGGTGTCGCCGCCGTCGGTAACCGACCGGCAGGCACAGGGGTTCGGCGACGCGAACCGCTACAGGTTCCGCTATGCCGGAAACTCCACCGTGAGCGTCTATACCGGCAAGATAGACCTGGTCAGAAAGGCTCGGGCAAAACTCGGCGATCTTGGGGCGAGGGGCATCGCCGTTTCCGGAGAAAACTACCAGGCGCAGACAGAGTATCTTTACACTGGTCTCAACGGGATCAAGCCGGCGATGATAGAGGAGGCCACGCGCAACGCCAGGGCGGTCGCCGTGAAATTCGCGGCTGATTCAGGCAGCCGCCTCGGCAAGATAAAGCGGGCGAGCCAGGGCCAGTTTTCCATTGTCGACAGGGACAGCAATACACCCTACATGAAAAAGGTCAGGGTCGTTTCGACTCTCGAATACTATCTCGCCGACTGA
- a CDS encoding glutamate-cysteine ligase family protein codes for MGSEISHTSFSETDFKRFRENLRRETRLLMDWFSSDSFDRNGDVCGFELEGWLLDETFLPAPRNEDFLRRVNSPLIVAELSKYNFEINADPHPLERGLPRYLDERLTTLWKTCSVHAEAMGCRVLMTGILPTVQDRMLTLENISSLQRYYALNREILRSRKSRPLNIRIEGNHDLLEITHNDVMAEAATTSLQIHLQVPPSTAARHYNAAHILSAPIVALAANAPFLFGRELWHETRIPLFEQAVMLPSFCDKNGRVISRVTFGRDYARKSLMEVFLENLDGFPVLLPVTSDEDVSSLTHLKLHNGTIWRWNRPLVGVDGSGTPHLRIEHRVPSAGPTVPDVVANMLFFFGAIHYLLEKSVPPEKEISFEEIRKNFYSAAKEGLDAGIAWMGGKTCTVRELLLEELLPGAAKALAKKGLDPADIDYYIGEVLMIRCSTGQTGSQWQKSFIGKHGPRFEDMTRIYHQNQNLQIPVHEWKR; via the coding sequence ATGGGCAGTGAAATCAGCCACACATCATTCAGCGAGACCGATTTCAAAAGGTTCAGGGAAAATCTCAGGCGTGAAACCAGGCTCCTCATGGACTGGTTCTCATCGGATTCTTTCGACAGGAATGGCGACGTCTGCGGTTTCGAACTCGAGGGCTGGCTTCTTGACGAAACATTCCTGCCAGCACCGCGAAACGAGGATTTTCTCCGTCGGGTAAACAGCCCTCTGATCGTAGCCGAACTCTCGAAATACAACTTCGAGATCAACGCCGATCCCCATCCTCTCGAACGGGGGCTTCCCAGATATCTCGACGAAAGACTGACGACCCTCTGGAAAACCTGTTCTGTCCATGCGGAAGCGATGGGCTGCCGGGTGCTGATGACCGGCATCCTGCCCACCGTTCAGGACAGGATGCTCACCCTCGAAAACATATCCTCGCTTCAACGCTACTACGCCCTCAACAGGGAAATTTTGCGTTCGCGAAAAAGCCGCCCCCTGAACATACGCATCGAAGGAAACCATGACCTGTTGGAAATCACGCACAACGATGTCATGGCCGAAGCCGCTACGACCTCCCTGCAAATTCACCTGCAGGTCCCACCCTCGACAGCTGCACGGCACTATAACGCCGCCCATATCCTTTCAGCTCCCATCGTGGCGCTTGCAGCCAACGCCCCGTTTCTGTTCGGCAGGGAACTCTGGCATGAAACGCGCATCCCGCTCTTCGAACAGGCCGTCATGCTGCCCTCGTTCTGCGATAAAAACGGACGGGTCATTTCCAGAGTCACGTTCGGACGGGACTACGCAAGAAAGTCGCTCATGGAGGTATTCCTCGAAAACCTCGACGGGTTCCCGGTGCTTCTGCCGGTAACGTCTGACGAAGACGTCTCGTCGCTGACGCATCTCAAACTGCACAACGGAACGATCTGGAGATGGAACCGGCCTCTCGTCGGCGTCGACGGATCGGGAACCCCTCATCTGAGAATAGAGCACCGCGTCCCCTCCGCGGGACCGACAGTTCCCGATGTTGTCGCAAACATGCTTTTCTTCTTCGGCGCGATACACTACCTTCTGGAGAAGAGCGTTCCGCCCGAGAAGGAAATTTCCTTCGAGGAAATACGAAAGAATTTTTACAGCGCCGCGAAAGAAGGCCTCGATGCAGGCATTGCCTGGATGGGTGGAAAAACATGCACCGTCAGGGAACTCCTTTTGGAGGAACTCCTTCCCGGAGCGGCGAAAGCGCTTGCGAAAAAAGGGCTCGACCCGGCGGATATCGACTACTATATCGGAGAGGTTCTCATGATCCGTTGCTCGACGGGCCAGACGGGTTCGCAATGGCAGAAATCCTTCATAGGAAAACACGGTCCCCGTTTCGAAGACATGACCAGGATATATCACCAAAACCAGAACCTGCAGATACCCGTGCACGAATGGAAACGATGA
- a CDS encoding M14 family metallopeptidase — MNDNRPEPRLSCYNGIPEGFADAKPSEIASVLPGPAIMHIEGERNPPLFVSALLHGNETTGLLALQELIRTLGLPVRRPPRSMVIFIGNIAATAKGVRRLEGEPDYNRIWNGGGMPEHRLARRVLDRVAAARPFAAIDIHNNTGKNPHYACINSTKPSFVHLARRFGKTIVYFTEPHEVISMALSRLCPSVTLECGRSGQSRGTSHVVDYLLHCLTMDPEELFSPPCNPHNKIYHTIAKIVVADDADLVFDDRMQGADICFREDIEGLNFVPLAPGTPLGHVHGNRLPLKIVDNDGMDMTDRYLRVENGRIVTVEPAVPSMFTRDTAVIRQDCFGYLMEPYPPGRSSR; from the coding sequence ATGAACGATAACCGGCCTGAACCACGACTCAGTTGCTATAACGGCATTCCCGAGGGTTTCGCCGATGCGAAACCATCCGAAATCGCATCGGTTCTTCCGGGCCCGGCCATTATGCATATCGAAGGAGAACGCAACCCTCCGTTGTTCGTATCGGCGCTCCTGCACGGCAACGAGACAACCGGCCTACTCGCCCTGCAGGAACTGATCCGCACTCTCGGACTTCCGGTCCGGCGCCCCCCCAGAAGCATGGTCATCTTTATCGGCAATATAGCCGCCACAGCCAAAGGCGTTCGCCGCCTGGAAGGCGAACCGGACTACAACCGCATATGGAACGGAGGCGGGATGCCCGAACACCGGCTCGCCCGGCGGGTTCTCGACAGGGTCGCCGCGGCGCGGCCCTTCGCGGCTATCGACATCCACAACAATACCGGCAAAAACCCTCACTACGCCTGCATCAACAGCACAAAGCCCTCGTTCGTCCATCTCGCCCGAAGGTTTGGAAAAACCATCGTCTATTTCACCGAACCGCATGAAGTCATCTCCATGGCGCTTTCCAGGCTCTGTCCGTCGGTCACCCTCGAATGCGGACGTTCAGGACAGTCCCGCGGCACAAGCCATGTCGTCGATTACCTTCTTCACTGCCTGACCATGGACCCGGAAGAGCTTTTCAGCCCTCCCTGCAACCCTCACAACAAAATCTATCACACAATAGCCAAGATCGTCGTCGCCGATGATGCGGATCTCGTTTTCGACGACCGCATGCAAGGCGCGGACATCTGCTTTCGAGAAGATATAGAAGGGCTTAATTTCGTCCCCTTGGCGCCAGGGACCCCGCTCGGCCATGTACACGGAAACAGATTGCCCCTGAAGATAGTTGACAACGACGGCATGGACATGACCGACCGTTACCTGCGGGTTGAAAACGGAAGGATAGTCACCGTCGAACCGGCGGTGCCGTCGATGTTCACCAGGGACACCGCCGTTATCCGCCAGGATTGTTTCGGCTACCTCATGGAACCGTATCCTCCGGGAAGATCAAGTCGTTGA
- a CDS encoding glycosyltransferase family 4 protein, producing MKIAFYAGTYVKDKDGAVRTMYQLVSSFLAEGHEVMVWSPDVSPGKGRRETVNPLPSVPIPLYSDYRLGFYTASTEKQLDAFGPDIVHISTPDIIGGRFLRYAAKRGLPVATIYHTDFPSYLAYYRLGFAENAVWKYLRNFYNSCDAVFAPTEEMKIRLESRGIRRVDIWGRGIDRTLFNPRRRSGELRAEWDANGRFVVAYVGRFVWYKDIQVVIDVYRRSRQSASIAEATRFVMIGSGPEEEAMRREMPDAVFPGYLGGTALPEAYASSDMLLFPSTTEAFGNVVLEAFSSGIPAVVSDVGGCQELVRGSDAGFIAAAGDGSAFWECSQRLLQDRRLYDEKCRNGLDFAERMSWPVINGALIARYEEIVAAKRGN from the coding sequence ATGAAAATCGCCTTTTACGCCGGAACCTATGTCAAGGACAAGGACGGTGCCGTACGGACAATGTACCAGCTCGTCTCCTCGTTTCTCGCCGAGGGGCACGAGGTGATGGTGTGGTCTCCGGACGTGTCTCCCGGCAAGGGGCGCAGGGAAACCGTCAATCCGCTGCCTTCTGTTCCGATTCCGCTCTATTCCGATTACCGGCTCGGCTTTTACACGGCCTCGACGGAAAAACAGCTCGACGCGTTCGGCCCCGATATCGTGCATATCTCGACACCCGACATCATCGGGGGAAGGTTTCTGCGTTATGCAGCAAAACGGGGCCTGCCGGTAGCGACGATCTACCACACGGATTTCCCTTCCTATCTTGCGTACTACCGGCTCGGTTTCGCCGAGAATGCCGTATGGAAGTATCTCAGGAACTTTTACAATTCCTGTGACGCCGTTTTTGCGCCCACGGAGGAAATGAAAATCCGGCTCGAATCCCGGGGCATCCGGCGTGTGGACATCTGGGGGAGGGGGATCGACAGGACGCTCTTCAATCCACGGCGTCGTTCGGGCGAGCTTCGCGCGGAGTGGGACGCCAACGGACGTTTCGTTGTCGCCTACGTCGGGCGTTTCGTCTGGTACAAGGACATACAGGTCGTGATCGACGTCTACAGGAGGTCCAGACAGTCCGCCTCGATAGCTGAGGCGACTCGATTCGTCATGATCGGTTCGGGTCCCGAGGAGGAAGCGATGCGGCGCGAGATGCCCGACGCGGTTTTTCCGGGCTATCTCGGGGGGACCGCGCTGCCCGAAGCCTACGCGAGCAGCGATATGCTGCTGTTTCCCTCGACGACCGAAGCCTTCGGCAATGTCGTGCTCGAAGCGTTTTCCTCGGGAATTCCGGCGGTCGTTTCGGATGTCGGAGGTTGCCAGGAACTCGTACGCGGTTCCGACGCCGGGTTCATCGCCGCGGCGGGCGACGGGTCTGCTTTCTGGGAATGCAGCCAACGACTCCTGCAGGACCGTCGGCTGTACGACGAGAAATGCCGGAACGGTCTCGACTTCGCTGAAAGGATGTCATGGCCCGTGATCAACGGCGCGCTCATCGCCCGATACGAAGAGATAGTCGCCGCGAAGAGAGGAAATTGA
- a CDS encoding aminoacyl-tRNA deacylase, whose product MPIRKLREFLDGHHIRYFIISHSPAYTAQEIAAAAHVPGRELAKTVMVTIDGKLAMAVLSASSKLDFGRLGEIAGSGDVMLASEEDFADMFPGCEVGAMPPFGNLYGMKTYVSEELAEDEEIVFNAGAHTELLRLAYSDYERLVRPVVAAITVV is encoded by the coding sequence ATGCCGATACGTAAGCTCAGGGAATTTCTCGACGGTCATCACATCCGCTACTTCATCATCAGCCACTCTCCGGCCTATACCGCGCAGGAGATAGCGGCAGCCGCGCATGTTCCGGGCAGGGAACTCGCCAAGACCGTGATGGTGACCATCGACGGCAAGCTCGCCATGGCCGTGCTGAGCGCGTCGAGCAAACTCGATTTCGGCAGACTCGGCGAGATCGCCGGAAGCGGGGACGTCATGCTGGCTTCCGAAGAGGATTTCGCCGATATGTTTCCCGGTTGCGAGGTGGGCGCCATGCCTCCGTTCGGAAACCTCTACGGGATGAAAACCTATGTTTCGGAGGAGCTTGCCGAGGACGAGGAGATCGTGTTCAACGCAGGCGCGCATACCGAACTGCTGCGGCTTGCCTATTCCGACTACGAACGGCTCGTCAGGCCGGTCGTTGCCGCGATTACGGTCGTTTGA
- a CDS encoding outer membrane protein, translating into MKKTFMSMVAALLVFLVSAPLAQAATPYVGLSAGAAFLTDSDIEVDGTEFDEAIEYKAGFAVNGAVGLDGDMYRVEGAIGYQVNDFDSMYGMEIPDDEDVEVAILSFMANGYLDIEMPSAPITPYVMAGVGLANVDFKFEDDSDDDTVFAYQLGAGIGFEASPNVTLDLGYRYFATSDVEPEDDVEVSIASHNVMAGVRVGF; encoded by the coding sequence ATGAAAAAGACGTTCATGAGCATGGTCGCCGCGCTGCTGGTATTCCTGGTTTCAGCGCCGCTCGCCCAGGCAGCCACCCCCTATGTAGGCCTCTCGGCCGGTGCGGCATTTCTGACCGATTCCGACATAGAGGTCGATGGTACTGAGTTCGATGAAGCCATCGAATACAAGGCTGGATTCGCCGTCAACGGTGCGGTAGGTCTCGACGGCGACATGTACCGTGTCGAGGGCGCCATCGGCTACCAGGTCAATGACTTCGACTCGATGTACGGCATGGAAATCCCGGATGACGAGGATGTAGAGGTGGCGATTCTTTCCTTCATGGCCAACGGTTATCTGGATATCGAGATGCCGTCCGCCCCGATAACGCCCTATGTCATGGCCGGCGTCGGTCTCGCCAACGTGGATTTCAAATTCGAGGATGACAGTGACGATGATACGGTTTTCGCCTATCAGCTCGGTGCGGGCATCGGTTTCGAGGCGAGCCCGAACGTGACGCTCGATCTCGGCTACCGCTATTTCGCCACCTCCGATGTCGAGCCTGAGGACGACGTCGAAGTAAGCATTGCGAGCCACAATGTCATGGCTGGCGTTCGCGTCGGCTTCTGA
- a CDS encoding patatin-like phospholipase family protein, giving the protein MNLRKMRYQKEPFTVGLALGGGAVLGAAHVGVLRAMEELGIAVGALSGTSIGAFIAALRAFGMGWREIEAVALELDWFDLTGISLSQFGLLSNRKFGGVVRELLGKRMIEDAPVPLSIVATDIGKGEKVVLESGDVAEAVMASACIPGVFRPVEIGDRMLVDGVLMENVPVSPLDTWGFRPLVCVDVMGGYVFGKPENIVGLLLNAFYSTLQTATSLQTKAADLVIAPALGKFSLVDTEQVPALIEAGYREALFRLISFAETKMGTPPHR; this is encoded by the coding sequence ATGAACCTGCGAAAAATGCGTTATCAGAAGGAACCTTTCACGGTGGGCCTCGCGCTTGGCGGGGGAGCGGTGCTGGGGGCGGCTCATGTCGGCGTCCTGCGGGCGATGGAGGAACTCGGCATTGCCGTCGGCGCCCTTTCGGGGACGAGCATAGGCGCTTTCATAGCCGCGCTCAGGGCGTTCGGCATGGGATGGCGGGAGATCGAGGCCGTCGCGCTGGAACTCGACTGGTTCGATCTGACAGGTATTTCGCTTTCGCAGTTCGGCCTGCTGTCGAACAGGAAGTTCGGCGGCGTGGTGAGGGAGCTTCTCGGAAAACGGATGATCGAGGATGCGCCGGTGCCGCTCTCGATCGTGGCGACGGATATCGGCAAGGGGGAAAAAGTCGTGCTCGAATCAGGAGATGTGGCCGAGGCGGTTATGGCCAGCGCGTGCATTCCAGGGGTGTTCCGCCCGGTCGAAATCGGCGATCGCATGCTTGTCGACGGCGTGCTCATGGAAAATGTTCCGGTTTCTCCCCTCGATACATGGGGGTTCCGGCCGCTCGTCTGTGTCGATGTCATGGGCGGATATGTTTTCGGGAAACCCGAGAACATTGTCGGTCTCCTGCTCAACGCCTTTTACAGCACGCTCCAGACCGCAACCAGTCTGCAGACGAAGGCCGCCGATCTGGTGATCGCGCCCGCGCTCGGAAAGTTCAGCCTTGTCGATACAGAACAGGTGCCCGCGCTTATCGAGGCCGGCTACCGTGAAGCGCTTTTTCGCCTGATTTCTTTTGCCGAAACAAAGATGGGAACGCCGCCGCATCGGTAA